A section of the Phaseolus vulgaris cultivar G19833 chromosome 8, P. vulgaris v2.0, whole genome shotgun sequence genome encodes:
- the LOC137824472 gene encoding uncharacterized protein yields MAEEPETNPPPPDPPILSAPEAVAETAPPDAATASQPSIEIAAPPALAPKRQRRPSVRLGEIGDQRAALHGHDSHTRRPSMPPWSWRTPKESSRTSKARSVTNLANGGEEFGNSNNKRGKAKRGGPAAKRLRSNWTLRATTDENGDEEGFRDFENELDQDQSPVHSVEDNGVDYWHVDRSEDPRVRVSENDAVESESRERRKSDGVRSWLFELGLGRYAPMFEIHEVDDELLPMLTLEDLKDMGINAVGSRRKMYNAIQKLRKCFP; encoded by the coding sequence ATGGCCGAAGAGCCCGAAACCAACCCACCACCGCCGGACCCTCCAATTCTCTCTGCACCGGAGGCCGTGGCGGAAACGGCTCCGCCGGATGCAGCAACCGCGTCGCAGCCGAGCATCGAGATCGCTGCCCCTCCGGCGTTAGCTCCGAAGCGGCAACGCCGACCGAGCGTCCGTCTTGGAGAGATCGGCGACCAACGCGCCGCCTTACATGGCCACGACTCGCACACGCGCCGCCCGAGCATGCCGCCATGGAGCTGGCGGACTCCGAAGGAATCTTCCAGAACTTCGAAGGCGCGCTCCGTCACAAACCTCGCGAACGGCGGCGAAGAGTTCGGAAACAGCAACAACAAAAGGGGAAAAGCGAAGCGAGGAGGACCAGCAGCGAAGCGGTTGAGATCAAACTGGACTCTGAGAGCAACGACGGACGAGAACGGTGACGAGGAAGGTTTTAGGGATTTTGAAAATGAACTCGATCAGGATCAGAGTCCGGTGCACTCGGTGGAAGATAACGGTGTTGATTATTGGCACGTGGATAGGAGCGAGGATCCTAGGGTTAGGGTTTCAGAAAACGACGCCGTTGAATCGGAATCCCGAGAACGGAGGAAGAGTGATGGAGTTAGGTCTTGGCTTTTCGAGTTAGGGCTGGGTAGGTACGCGCCCATGTTTGAGATCCATGAGGTTGATGATGAGTTGCTTCCCATGTTGACATTGGAGGATCTCAAAGATATGGGGATCAATGCAGTTGGGTCCAGAAGGAAAATGTACAATGCAATCCAGAAGCTGAGGAAATGCTTTCCATGA
- the LOC137823811 gene encoding RNA polymerase II C-terminal domain phosphatase-like 3 isoform X1: protein MVFGSLLDCENLGKLEKMGKEVEDVEEGEISDTASVEEISEADFNKQDVKVNNNNKPNGSDARVWSVRDIYTKYPTICRGYASGLYNLAWAQAVQNKPLNDIFVMELDSEANANSNSNNSNRPSSVSVNPKEVMVVDVDREEGELEEGEIDADADPEAEAESVVAASVVSETVSDSEQFGVKKGVSDSEQLGVRDVLEGVTVANVAESFAQTSSRLLNALPQVFSRPADSEKDDLIRLSFNAIEVVYSVFRSMDSSDKEQNKNSILRLLSSAKDKKQAQLFSPEHIKEIQDMMTAIDSVGALGSNEAIYMETELQTPEIKSQENSALEVQTRGIKIQENQAVVATELVSSIKPLHSDIIGASRALKFGQNSIKGRGVLLPLLDLHKDHDADSLPSPTREAPSCFPVNKLLSVGEVMVKSGSAAAKMQPGKLEVDSEGSKFHLYETDALKAVSTYQQKFGRSSLFTNDKLPSPTPSGDCDDMAVDTNEEVSSASTSGFLTSTKPTLLDQPPVSATSVDKSRLLGLISSRVDAAGSGSFPVKSSAKSRDPRRRLINSEASAVDNQFTVTHNMPKVEYAGSTISRKQKAVEEPSFDLTVSKRLKSSLENIEHNTSEVRTIAGSGGWLEDITGPGTQLIEKNHLIDKFAPEPKRTLNTVSSSGSVNFNATSIRNEQAPITSNNVPSSLPAIFKDIVVNPTMLLSLLMEQKRLVDAQNNSADSATNMLHPTSSNSAMGTDSTASIVSSMATGLQTSVGMLPVSSQSTSTAQLQDDYSGKIRMKPRDPRRILHTNNSVQKSGNIVNELHKAIVSPVSNILVTGDSVNAQKLEGRMDTKLVPTQSGAAPDITRQFTRNLKNIADIMSVSQESSTHSPAAQGFSSASVPLNVDRGEQKSVLSNSQNLHAGTGSAPEICAPGTSRSQSTWGDVEHLFEGYDEQQKAAIQRERARRIEEQNKMFAARKLCLVLDLDHTLLNSAKFVEVDPVHEEILRKKEELDREKPHRHLFRFPHMGMWTKLRPGIWNFLEKASKLYELHLYTMGNKLYATEMAKVLDPKGVLFAGRVISRGDDTDSVDGEERAPKSKDLEGVLGMESAVVIIDDSVRVWPHNKLNLIVVERYTYFPCSRRQFGLPGPSLLEIDHDERPEAGTLASSLAVIERLHQNFFSSQSLEEVDVRNILASEQRKILSGCRIVFSRVFPVGEANPHLHPLWQTAEQFGAVCTNQIDDQVTHVVANSLGTDKVNWALSTGRFVVHPGWVEASALLYRRANEQDFAIKP, encoded by the exons ATGGTTTTCGGATCGTTGTTGGATTGTGAGAATTTGGGAAAATTGGAGAAGATGGGGAAGGAGGTTGAGGATGTGGAAGAAGGTGAGATTTCGGATACTGCTTCGGTGGAAGAGATTTCGGAAGCAGATTTCAATAAGCAAGATGTTAAGGTGAATAATAACAATAAGCCCAATGGAAGTGATGCTAGGGTTTGGTCTGTTCGTGATATTTACACAAAGTACCCTACTATTTGCCGGGGATATGCTTCGGGTTTGTATAACCTTGCTTGGGCACAAGCCGTGCAGAACAAGCCTTTGAATGATATTTTTGTGATGGAACTGGACTCTGAGGCCAATGCTAATAGTAACAGCAACAACTCCAATCGACCGTCTTCTGTTTCTGTGAATCCTAAGGAGGTGATGGTTGTGGATGTGGACAGAGAGGAAGGGGAGTTGGAGGAGGGTGAGATTGATGCTGATGCTGACCCTGAAGCAGAGGCAGAGAGTGTTGTGGCTGCTTCTGTTGTTTCTGAGACTGTTTCTGATTCTGAGCAGTTTGGTGTGAAGAAGGGTGTTTCTGATTCCGAGCAGCTTGGTGTGAGGGATGTTCTGGAGGGTGTTACAGTTGCTAATGTGGCGGA GTCATTTGCTCAAACTTCCAGTAGGCTGCTGAATGCCCTTCCTCAGGTGTTCTCTAGACCTGCTGATTCTGAGAAGGATGATCTCATTCGATTGTCATTTAATGCAATTGAAGTGGTTTATTCT GTGTTTCGCTCTATGGACTCTTCGGATAAGGAACAGAACAAGAATAGCATTTTaag GTTGCTTTCATCTGCGAAGGATAAAAAACAGGCTCAATTATTTTCTCCAGAGCATATAAAAGAG ATCCAGGACATGATGACTGCAATTGATTCTGTTGGTGCTTTAGGAAGTAACGAGGCTATTTACATGGAGACAGAATTGCAGACCCCTGAGATAAAGTCTCAGGAAAATTCAGCTCTAGAAGTGCAGACCCGTGGTATAAAGATTCAGGAAAATCAAGCAGTAGTAGCTACTGAGTTGGTTTCTTCTATTAAGCCTTTGCATAGTGACATAATTGGTGCATCACGGGCTTTAAAATTTGGACAAAATAGTATTAAAGGTAGAGGGGTTCTGCTCCCTCTGCTAGACCTTCACAAGGATCATGACGCAGACAGTTTACCATCACCAACCCGAGAGGCACCTTCCTGCTTCCCTGTGAATAAATTACTTTCTGTTGGAGAGGTCATGGTTAAATCTGGTTCAGCAGCTGCTAAGATGCAGCCTGGGAAGTTGGAAGTTGACAGTGAAGGTTCTAAATTTCATCTGTATGAAACTGATGCTTTGAAAGCTGTTTCCACATATCAACAGAAGTTTGGTCGAAGTTCCCTTTTTACAAATGATAAACTTCCAAGTCCAACTCCTTCGGGTGACTGTGATGATATGGCTGTTGATACAAACGAGGAAGTCTCTAGTGCATCTACCAGTGGCTTTTTAACAAGCACTAAGCCAACCCTTTTAGATCAGCCACCTGTTTCTGCTACTTCCGTGGATAAGTCCAGACTGCTTGGATTGATTAGTTCTAGAGTTGATGCAGCAGGATCGGGGTCTTTCCCAGTGAAAAGCTCGGCAAAAAGTAGAGATCCTAGGCGTCGACTTATTAATTCTGAAGCAAGTGCTGTGGATAACCAATTCACAGTGACACATAATATGCCTAAAGTGGAATATGCTGGATCAACAATCTCAAGGAAACAAAAGGCCGTCGAGGAGCCTTCTTTTGATTTAACTGTATCAAAAAGACTAAAAAGTTCATTGGAAAATATTGAGCATAATACGAGTGAAGTAAGAACTATAGCTGGAAGTGGAGGTTGGTTGGAAGATATTACTGGGCCTGGAACTCAATTGATAGAGAAGAATCATTTAATAGACAAATTTGCACCTGAACCCAAAAGGACTTTGAATACAGTTAGTAGCTCTGGTTCTGTAAATTTCAATGCAACAAGCATTAGAAATGAGCAGGCACCAATTACAAGTAATAATGTGCCATCTTCCTTGCCTgctatattcaaagatatagttGTAAATCCTACCATGTTGCTAAGCTTACTTATGGAGCAAAAAAGATTAGTAGATGCCCAGAATAATTCTGCTGATTCTGCTACAAATATGCTGCACCCAACAAGCTCAAATTCGGCAATGGGAACGGACTCCACTGCTAGTATTGTATCATCAATGGCCACTGGTCTTCAAACTTCTGTTGGAATGCTTCCAGTTTCATCACAATCAACTTCTACG GCACAACTACAAGATGATTATTCAGGAAAGATTCGCATGAAACCCCGTGATCCAAGGCGCATTCTCCACACTAACAACTCTGTTCAAAAGAGTGGGAACATAGTGAATGAGCTACACAAAGCCATTGTATCCCCAGTGTCTAACATCCTGGTAACTGGGGACAGTGTCAATGCCCAGAAGCTGGAGGGTAGGATGGACACTAAATTAGTACCTACTCAATCAGGTGCCGCACCTGATATTACTCGGCAGTTCACCAGGAATCTGAAAAACATTGCTGATATTATGTCTGTTTCCCAAGAATCATCTACTCACTCTCCTGCAGCTCAAGGTTTTTCTTCTGCATCTGTCCCCCTTAATGTAGACAGAGGGGAGCAAAAATCTGTTCTGTCAAACTCTCAGAACTTGCATGCTGGCACAGGATCAGCTCCTGAAATATGTGCACCGGGTACCTCTCGATCCCAGAGTACATGGGGAGATGTTGAGCATCTTTTTGAAGGTTATGATGAGCAGCAGAAGGCTGCTATTCAGAGAGAGAGGGCAAGGAGGATTGAAGAACAGAATAAAATGTTTGCCGCTCGGAAATTGTGTCTTGTATTGGACCTAGATCACACACTACTTAATTCTGCCAAG TTTGTGGAAGTTGATCCTGTGCATGAGGAAATAttgagaaaaaaagaagaactgGACCGTGAGAAGCCTCACAGACATCTTTTTCGCTTTCCTCATATGGGAATGTGGACTAAACTCAGACCAGGAATCTGGAACTTCTTGGAGAAG GCTAGTAAGCTCTACGAGCTACATCTTTACACTATGGGAAACAAACTATATGCAACAGAAATGGCAAAGGTACTTGATCCAAAGGGAGTTCTGTTTGCTGGAAGAGTTATTTCTAGAGGTGATGATACTGATTCAGTTGATGGTGAGGAGAGGGCTCCCAAAAGCAAAGATTTGGAAGGCGTTTTGGGTATGGAATCAGCAGTTGTAATCATAGATGATTCTGTGAGGGTCTGGCCTCATAACAAATTGAACTTGATAGTGGTGGAAAG GTATACGTACTTCCCCTGTAGTAGACGTCAGTTTGGATTGCCTGGTCCTTCCCTTCTTGAGATTGATCACGATGAGAGACCTGAAGCTGGAACTCTGGCTTCCTCTTTGGCA GTTATTGAGAGACTAcatcaaaactttttttcttcGCAATCCTTAGAAGAAGTTGATGTCAGAAATATACTAGCGTCAGAGCAGAGAAAAATCTTATCTGGTTGTCGTATAGTATTTAGTAGGGTGTTTCCTGTTGGTGAAGCAAATCCTCACCTTCACCCTTTGTGGCAGACCGCTGAACAATTTGGTGCTGTTTGCACCAACCAGATTGATGACCAAGTTACTCATGTAGTCGCGAATTCCCTGGGGACTGATAAG GTGAATTGGGCTCTTTCCACTGGAAGATTTGTTGTCCATCCTGGCTG GGTGGAAGCATCAGCATTGCTATACAGGAGGGCGAATGAGCAAGATTTTGCCATTAAACCATAA
- the LOC137823811 gene encoding RNA polymerase II C-terminal domain phosphatase-like 3 isoform X2, giving the protein MDSSDKEQNKNSILRLLSSAKDKKQAQLFSPEHIKEIQDMMTAIDSVGALGSNEAIYMETELQTPEIKSQENSALEVQTRGIKIQENQAVVATELVSSIKPLHSDIIGASRALKFGQNSIKGRGVLLPLLDLHKDHDADSLPSPTREAPSCFPVNKLLSVGEVMVKSGSAAAKMQPGKLEVDSEGSKFHLYETDALKAVSTYQQKFGRSSLFTNDKLPSPTPSGDCDDMAVDTNEEVSSASTSGFLTSTKPTLLDQPPVSATSVDKSRLLGLISSRVDAAGSGSFPVKSSAKSRDPRRRLINSEASAVDNQFTVTHNMPKVEYAGSTISRKQKAVEEPSFDLTVSKRLKSSLENIEHNTSEVRTIAGSGGWLEDITGPGTQLIEKNHLIDKFAPEPKRTLNTVSSSGSVNFNATSIRNEQAPITSNNVPSSLPAIFKDIVVNPTMLLSLLMEQKRLVDAQNNSADSATNMLHPTSSNSAMGTDSTASIVSSMATGLQTSVGMLPVSSQSTSTAQLQDDYSGKIRMKPRDPRRILHTNNSVQKSGNIVNELHKAIVSPVSNILVTGDSVNAQKLEGRMDTKLVPTQSGAAPDITRQFTRNLKNIADIMSVSQESSTHSPAAQGFSSASVPLNVDRGEQKSVLSNSQNLHAGTGSAPEICAPGTSRSQSTWGDVEHLFEGYDEQQKAAIQRERARRIEEQNKMFAARKLCLVLDLDHTLLNSAKFVEVDPVHEEILRKKEELDREKPHRHLFRFPHMGMWTKLRPGIWNFLEKASKLYELHLYTMGNKLYATEMAKVLDPKGVLFAGRVISRGDDTDSVDGEERAPKSKDLEGVLGMESAVVIIDDSVRVWPHNKLNLIVVERYTYFPCSRRQFGLPGPSLLEIDHDERPEAGTLASSLAVIERLHQNFFSSQSLEEVDVRNILASEQRKILSGCRIVFSRVFPVGEANPHLHPLWQTAEQFGAVCTNQIDDQVTHVVANSLGTDKVNWALSTGRFVVHPGWVEASALLYRRANEQDFAIKP; this is encoded by the exons ATGGACTCTTCGGATAAGGAACAGAACAAGAATAGCATTTTaag GTTGCTTTCATCTGCGAAGGATAAAAAACAGGCTCAATTATTTTCTCCAGAGCATATAAAAGAG ATCCAGGACATGATGACTGCAATTGATTCTGTTGGTGCTTTAGGAAGTAACGAGGCTATTTACATGGAGACAGAATTGCAGACCCCTGAGATAAAGTCTCAGGAAAATTCAGCTCTAGAAGTGCAGACCCGTGGTATAAAGATTCAGGAAAATCAAGCAGTAGTAGCTACTGAGTTGGTTTCTTCTATTAAGCCTTTGCATAGTGACATAATTGGTGCATCACGGGCTTTAAAATTTGGACAAAATAGTATTAAAGGTAGAGGGGTTCTGCTCCCTCTGCTAGACCTTCACAAGGATCATGACGCAGACAGTTTACCATCACCAACCCGAGAGGCACCTTCCTGCTTCCCTGTGAATAAATTACTTTCTGTTGGAGAGGTCATGGTTAAATCTGGTTCAGCAGCTGCTAAGATGCAGCCTGGGAAGTTGGAAGTTGACAGTGAAGGTTCTAAATTTCATCTGTATGAAACTGATGCTTTGAAAGCTGTTTCCACATATCAACAGAAGTTTGGTCGAAGTTCCCTTTTTACAAATGATAAACTTCCAAGTCCAACTCCTTCGGGTGACTGTGATGATATGGCTGTTGATACAAACGAGGAAGTCTCTAGTGCATCTACCAGTGGCTTTTTAACAAGCACTAAGCCAACCCTTTTAGATCAGCCACCTGTTTCTGCTACTTCCGTGGATAAGTCCAGACTGCTTGGATTGATTAGTTCTAGAGTTGATGCAGCAGGATCGGGGTCTTTCCCAGTGAAAAGCTCGGCAAAAAGTAGAGATCCTAGGCGTCGACTTATTAATTCTGAAGCAAGTGCTGTGGATAACCAATTCACAGTGACACATAATATGCCTAAAGTGGAATATGCTGGATCAACAATCTCAAGGAAACAAAAGGCCGTCGAGGAGCCTTCTTTTGATTTAACTGTATCAAAAAGACTAAAAAGTTCATTGGAAAATATTGAGCATAATACGAGTGAAGTAAGAACTATAGCTGGAAGTGGAGGTTGGTTGGAAGATATTACTGGGCCTGGAACTCAATTGATAGAGAAGAATCATTTAATAGACAAATTTGCACCTGAACCCAAAAGGACTTTGAATACAGTTAGTAGCTCTGGTTCTGTAAATTTCAATGCAACAAGCATTAGAAATGAGCAGGCACCAATTACAAGTAATAATGTGCCATCTTCCTTGCCTgctatattcaaagatatagttGTAAATCCTACCATGTTGCTAAGCTTACTTATGGAGCAAAAAAGATTAGTAGATGCCCAGAATAATTCTGCTGATTCTGCTACAAATATGCTGCACCCAACAAGCTCAAATTCGGCAATGGGAACGGACTCCACTGCTAGTATTGTATCATCAATGGCCACTGGTCTTCAAACTTCTGTTGGAATGCTTCCAGTTTCATCACAATCAACTTCTACG GCACAACTACAAGATGATTATTCAGGAAAGATTCGCATGAAACCCCGTGATCCAAGGCGCATTCTCCACACTAACAACTCTGTTCAAAAGAGTGGGAACATAGTGAATGAGCTACACAAAGCCATTGTATCCCCAGTGTCTAACATCCTGGTAACTGGGGACAGTGTCAATGCCCAGAAGCTGGAGGGTAGGATGGACACTAAATTAGTACCTACTCAATCAGGTGCCGCACCTGATATTACTCGGCAGTTCACCAGGAATCTGAAAAACATTGCTGATATTATGTCTGTTTCCCAAGAATCATCTACTCACTCTCCTGCAGCTCAAGGTTTTTCTTCTGCATCTGTCCCCCTTAATGTAGACAGAGGGGAGCAAAAATCTGTTCTGTCAAACTCTCAGAACTTGCATGCTGGCACAGGATCAGCTCCTGAAATATGTGCACCGGGTACCTCTCGATCCCAGAGTACATGGGGAGATGTTGAGCATCTTTTTGAAGGTTATGATGAGCAGCAGAAGGCTGCTATTCAGAGAGAGAGGGCAAGGAGGATTGAAGAACAGAATAAAATGTTTGCCGCTCGGAAATTGTGTCTTGTATTGGACCTAGATCACACACTACTTAATTCTGCCAAG TTTGTGGAAGTTGATCCTGTGCATGAGGAAATAttgagaaaaaaagaagaactgGACCGTGAGAAGCCTCACAGACATCTTTTTCGCTTTCCTCATATGGGAATGTGGACTAAACTCAGACCAGGAATCTGGAACTTCTTGGAGAAG GCTAGTAAGCTCTACGAGCTACATCTTTACACTATGGGAAACAAACTATATGCAACAGAAATGGCAAAGGTACTTGATCCAAAGGGAGTTCTGTTTGCTGGAAGAGTTATTTCTAGAGGTGATGATACTGATTCAGTTGATGGTGAGGAGAGGGCTCCCAAAAGCAAAGATTTGGAAGGCGTTTTGGGTATGGAATCAGCAGTTGTAATCATAGATGATTCTGTGAGGGTCTGGCCTCATAACAAATTGAACTTGATAGTGGTGGAAAG GTATACGTACTTCCCCTGTAGTAGACGTCAGTTTGGATTGCCTGGTCCTTCCCTTCTTGAGATTGATCACGATGAGAGACCTGAAGCTGGAACTCTGGCTTCCTCTTTGGCA GTTATTGAGAGACTAcatcaaaactttttttcttcGCAATCCTTAGAAGAAGTTGATGTCAGAAATATACTAGCGTCAGAGCAGAGAAAAATCTTATCTGGTTGTCGTATAGTATTTAGTAGGGTGTTTCCTGTTGGTGAAGCAAATCCTCACCTTCACCCTTTGTGGCAGACCGCTGAACAATTTGGTGCTGTTTGCACCAACCAGATTGATGACCAAGTTACTCATGTAGTCGCGAATTCCCTGGGGACTGATAAG GTGAATTGGGCTCTTTCCACTGGAAGATTTGTTGTCCATCCTGGCTG GGTGGAAGCATCAGCATTGCTATACAGGAGGGCGAATGAGCAAGATTTTGCCATTAAACCATAA